The following proteins are co-located in the Micromonospora coriariae genome:
- a CDS encoding BON domain-containing protein, with amino-acid sequence MAIATISRTDQDIQSAVLDELTWEPRVQPHEIGVTVAEGVVTLTGRVDSYAKKWAAERAAHRVARVRALANDLTVRLPGEAERADPDLAAAAGHALEWDAFVPVEKLQVTVSAGWVTLHGEVEWEYQRRASERAVSRLTGVRGVSNGITVRPSAVPDGRNLAERIVDALARAGATEAERISVRVHGDTAILAGLVHSMPERDEVEQVAWSAPGIREVQNHIAVAPVLR; translated from the coding sequence ATGGCCATCGCGACGATCAGCCGCACCGACCAGGACATCCAGTCCGCCGTACTCGACGAGCTGACCTGGGAACCGCGGGTGCAGCCGCACGAGATCGGCGTGACCGTCGCCGAGGGCGTCGTCACGCTGACCGGGCGGGTGGACAGCTACGCGAAGAAGTGGGCCGCCGAGCGGGCCGCGCACCGGGTCGCACGGGTCCGGGCACTCGCCAACGACCTGACGGTGCGGCTGCCCGGCGAGGCCGAGCGCGCCGACCCCGACCTGGCCGCCGCAGCCGGTCACGCACTGGAGTGGGACGCGTTCGTACCCGTCGAGAAGCTCCAGGTCACGGTCTCGGCCGGCTGGGTGACGTTGCACGGCGAGGTCGAGTGGGAGTACCAGCGCCGGGCCTCCGAGCGGGCGGTCAGCAGGCTGACCGGCGTACGCGGGGTGAGCAACGGAATCACCGTCCGTCCGTCCGCCGTGCCCGACGGCCGGAACCTGGCCGAGCGGATCGTCGACGCGCTGGCCCGGGCCGGGGCCACCGAGGCCGAGCGGATCAGCGTCCGGGTGCACGGCGACACGGCGATTCTCGCGGGACTGGTGCACTCGATGCCCGAGCGGGACGAGGTGGAGCAGGTGGCCTGGTCCGCGCCGGGGATCCGAGAGGTGCAGAACCACATCGCGGTCGCCCCGGTGCTGCGCTGA
- a CDS encoding STAS domain-containing protein, with protein sequence MSLSIVKSVLSGGVVEIAPRGEIDVDTAYEVREAVAEVLAKGRPLRIELNMRLVTFIDSVGISAMVAGFQTAEVSGVKLVVTEPSRFVHRQLWVTGLLGLFGAPEPYFAGTATPEVLPGA encoded by the coding sequence GTGAGCCTGTCGATCGTGAAGTCGGTTCTGTCCGGTGGTGTCGTGGAGATCGCCCCGCGTGGCGAGATCGACGTCGACACAGCGTACGAGGTGCGCGAGGCGGTCGCGGAGGTGCTGGCCAAGGGCCGCCCGCTGCGCATCGAGCTGAACATGAGGCTGGTCACCTTCATCGACTCGGTCGGCATCAGCGCGATGGTGGCCGGCTTCCAGACCGCCGAGGTGAGCGGCGTCAAGCTGGTAGTCACCGAACCGAGCCGGTTCGTGCACCGGCAGCTCTGGGTGACCGGCCTGCTCGGCCTCTTCGGCGCCCCCGAGCCATACTTCGCCGGCACCGCCACCCCCGAGGTGCTTCCCGGCGCCTGA
- the surE gene encoding 5'/3'-nucleotidase SurE, with the protein MTLRVLVTNDDGIAAPGIQALAWAAAQRGMDVVVAAPLEEASGTSAAMSALEQDGRVVVHDHPLPELPGVPAYGVGGSPGFITLIALHGAFGPPPSVVLSGINRGANAGRAVLHSGTVGAAFTAATNGCRAMAVSLDVLSAGEATAASGGAAVDAAARVRDAERNWSTAARVALDLLPRLTAAPIESVLNVNAPDLPHGRLRGVRRGTLASFGQVQMTVAESGHGFVRTSLEEPGQAAQPGTDVALLAAGYASVTAIRAVTEVTDVDLTGLDEQP; encoded by the coding sequence ATGACACTGCGCGTGCTCGTCACCAACGACGACGGGATCGCCGCGCCGGGAATCCAGGCGTTGGCCTGGGCGGCGGCGCAGCGGGGCATGGATGTGGTGGTCGCCGCGCCGCTGGAGGAGGCGAGCGGCACCAGCGCCGCCATGAGCGCCCTGGAACAGGACGGGCGGGTGGTGGTGCACGACCACCCGCTGCCGGAGCTGCCGGGCGTGCCGGCGTACGGAGTCGGTGGCTCGCCCGGCTTCATCACGCTGATCGCGCTGCACGGCGCGTTCGGCCCGCCGCCGTCGGTGGTGCTCTCCGGCATCAACCGGGGTGCCAACGCCGGCCGCGCCGTGCTGCACTCCGGCACGGTTGGCGCCGCGTTCACCGCCGCCACGAACGGCTGCCGGGCGATGGCCGTCTCGCTGGACGTGCTCTCCGCGGGCGAGGCGACGGCCGCCAGCGGTGGCGCCGCGGTGGACGCCGCCGCCCGGGTACGCGACGCCGAGCGCAACTGGAGCACCGCCGCGCGGGTCGCCCTGGATCTGCTCCCCCGGCTGACCGCCGCGCCGATCGAGAGCGTGCTCAACGTCAACGCCCCGGACCTCCCGCACGGGCGGCTGCGCGGGGTCCGCCGGGGCACGCTGGCCAGCTTCGGTCAGGTGCAGATGACGGTGGCCGAATCCGGGCACGGCTTCGTGCGTACCTCGCTGGAGGAGCCGGGCCAGGCCGCGCAGCCCGGCACGGACGTGGCGTTGCTGGCTGCGGGGTACGCGTCCGTAACGGCCATCCGGGCGGTCACCGAGGTGACCGACGTCGACCTGACCGGCCTGGACGAACAGCCCTGA
- a CDS encoding PfkB family carbohydrate kinase gives MSGHVMVFAPTPQLTVTIDQPSDQPELHLHPGGQGVWQARMVMSLGVDVVLCTALGGEIGQVLEPLLVSEGVDLKVVVRDSGSGGYVHDRRDGSRQEIADVPGQPLGRHELDELYNLALGEGLRAPVSVLSGPDEPWLVPADLYRRFAADLGANGGRVVVDLSGDHLGAVLDSGVFFLKVSHEELIRDGRVRNEEAAELTRAMYELHAAGAETVVVSRADEPALALIDGELFEVEMPRLQAADPRGAGDSMTAGVAAVVAGGGDIRTAIRTGAAAGALNVTRHGLGTGRLDSITGLVERVRLVPADSRQQERTTPDELADRAVER, from the coding sequence GTGAGCGGGCACGTGATGGTCTTCGCGCCCACGCCGCAGCTCACGGTGACCATCGACCAGCCGAGCGACCAGCCCGAACTGCATCTGCACCCCGGCGGGCAGGGCGTCTGGCAGGCCCGCATGGTGATGTCGCTCGGGGTCGACGTGGTGCTCTGCACCGCGCTCGGCGGCGAGATCGGCCAGGTGCTGGAGCCGCTGCTGGTCAGCGAGGGAGTGGACCTCAAGGTGGTGGTCCGCGACTCCGGCAGCGGCGGGTACGTGCACGACCGCCGGGACGGATCCCGGCAGGAGATCGCCGACGTGCCCGGGCAGCCCCTGGGCCGGCACGAGCTCGACGAGTTGTACAACCTGGCCCTCGGCGAGGGGCTGCGAGCGCCGGTGAGCGTGCTCAGTGGACCCGACGAGCCGTGGCTCGTCCCGGCCGACCTGTACCGGCGCTTCGCCGCCGACCTCGGTGCCAACGGCGGCCGGGTGGTGGTCGACCTCTCCGGCGATCACCTCGGCGCGGTGCTGGACAGCGGGGTGTTCTTCCTGAAGGTGAGCCACGAGGAACTGATCCGCGACGGCCGCGTCCGCAACGAGGAGGCCGCGGAGCTGACCCGGGCGATGTACGAGCTGCACGCCGCCGGCGCCGAGACGGTGGTGGTGAGCCGGGCCGACGAACCGGCCCTCGCGCTCATCGACGGTGAACTGTTCGAGGTGGAGATGCCCCGCTTGCAGGCGGCCGACCCGCGCGGCGCGGGCGACTCGATGACCGCCGGGGTGGCCGCCGTGGTGGCCGGCGGCGGAGACATCCGGACCGCCATCCGCACCGGCGCCGCCGCCGGGGCGTTGAACGTGACCCGGCACGGGCTGGGCACCGGGCGGTTGGACTCGATCACCGGTCTGGTGGAGCGGGTCCGGTTGGTCCCCGCGGACAGCCGACAACAGGAGCGGACCACCCCCGACGAACTGGCCGACCGGGCGGTCGAGCGATGA
- a CDS encoding DUF2269 domain-containing protein has product MRRIPPTARKALLTLHLVTSLGWLGADLTLLTLGVAAQRGADPAVVYPVAALVGTVLFAPLSVLVWLVGVASALLTPWGLLRYRWVLVKLVITTVMVGLVLFLLTPNLRHAGALGAALPARDRADLVIAPAVSTSLMIIATVLSTYKPWGRRPAARPTVAGRTGHDRAATRI; this is encoded by the coding sequence ATGCGCCGGATCCCGCCCACCGCCCGCAAGGCTCTGCTCACCCTGCACCTGGTCACCTCGCTCGGCTGGCTCGGCGCCGACCTGACGCTGCTCACGCTCGGCGTCGCGGCGCAGCGCGGCGCCGACCCGGCCGTCGTCTATCCGGTCGCCGCGCTGGTCGGCACCGTGCTGTTCGCGCCGTTGAGCGTGCTGGTCTGGCTGGTCGGCGTGGCCAGCGCGCTGCTCACCCCGTGGGGCCTGCTGCGCTACCGCTGGGTGCTGGTCAAACTAGTGATCACCACGGTGATGGTAGGGCTTGTGCTGTTCCTGCTCACCCCGAACCTGCGGCACGCCGGCGCGCTGGGCGCCGCCCTGCCCGCCCGGGACCGCGCCGACCTCGTGATCGCACCGGCCGTGTCGACCAGTCTCATGATCATCGCGACGGTGCTGTCCACGTACAAGCCGTGGGGGCGACGGCCGGCGGCGCGGCCCACAGTCGCGGGGCGGACCGGACATGATCGCGCCGCAACCAGGATCTAG
- a CDS encoding coiled-coil domain-containing protein translates to MVPARPPAARLAALIVAMFALGLAIPAGAASAAPPTGQRAAAAPDGDEEGGTPALRAQLEAASKGYLDAKRALDTSVQRQQQLATQLKTTETELTARSGKVDEIAGLAYRTGRLGTVSALLNSSTPEGFMDRARTLDAVAANEDRALRDLTATRDEVNRTRIALDGEIREQRKQVTVMAKRKDQAERALTVATTKARTTADSGSNRGTSTANATAAPRNSDGSWPSESCSVNDPTPASGCITPRTLHALNQAKAAGFTRYVSCHRNGGSGEHPKGRACDFAAQKGGFGGDATGGDKTYGNNLAAYFIRNADRLAVLYVIWYRQIWLPSSGWKSYSGAGGDPSSDHTNHVHLSVY, encoded by the coding sequence GTGGTACCAGCACGACCACCCGCCGCCCGACTGGCGGCCCTGATCGTCGCGATGTTCGCCCTCGGCCTCGCGATCCCGGCCGGCGCCGCCTCGGCCGCTCCCCCGACCGGCCAGCGGGCCGCCGCGGCACCCGACGGCGACGAAGAGGGCGGCACCCCGGCGCTGCGGGCCCAACTGGAGGCGGCCAGCAAGGGATACCTGGACGCGAAGCGCGCCCTGGACACCTCCGTACAGCGGCAGCAGCAACTCGCCACCCAGCTGAAGACCACCGAGACCGAACTGACGGCGCGCAGCGGCAAGGTCGACGAGATCGCCGGACTGGCCTACCGCACCGGCCGGCTCGGCACGGTGTCGGCGCTGCTCAACAGCAGCACCCCCGAGGGCTTCATGGACCGTGCCCGCACGCTGGACGCGGTCGCCGCCAACGAGGACCGGGCGCTGCGCGACCTCACCGCCACCAGGGATGAGGTCAACCGCACCCGCATCGCCCTGGACGGCGAGATCCGTGAGCAGCGCAAGCAGGTCACGGTCATGGCCAAGCGCAAGGACCAGGCCGAACGGGCCCTGACCGTGGCCACCACGAAGGCCCGCACGACCGCCGACAGCGGCTCCAACCGGGGCACCTCCACTGCCAACGCCACGGCCGCCCCGCGCAACTCCGACGGCTCCTGGCCGTCGGAGTCGTGCAGCGTCAACGACCCCACCCCGGCCAGCGGCTGCATCACCCCGCGCACCCTGCACGCGCTCAACCAGGCCAAGGCCGCCGGCTTCACCCGGTACGTCTCCTGCCACCGCAACGGCGGCTCCGGCGAGCACCCGAAGGGCCGGGCCTGCGACTTCGCCGCCCAGAAGGGCGGCTTCGGCGGCGACGCCACAGGCGGCGACAAGACGTACGGCAACAACCTGGCCGCGTACTTCATCCGCAACGCCGACCGGCTCGCGGTGCTGTACGTGATCTGGTACAGGCAGATCTGGCTGCCCAGCAGCGGGTGGAAGTCGTACAGCGGGGCGGGCGGCGACCCGTCCAGCGACCACACCAACCACGTGCACCTGTCGGTGTACTGA
- a CDS encoding cation diffusion facilitator family transporter codes for MGAGHDHHHGSVANAAHQHRGRLWTAFGLLAALMVVEAVAAFHTGSLALLSDAGHMFTDVLGIGMALAAITATRQATGDPQRTFGLYRLEVLAALANAVLLSGVAVYVVIEAIGRFGDPHEVLAGPMLAVAALGLLANLAAFGLLRAGARESINLQGAYLEVFGDLLGSLGVIGAALLIQVTDWWWADPLVAVAIGVFILPRTWRLGRAAVRILVQAAPEHLQVTAVHDRLAAVPGVVEVHDLHVWTLTSGMEVASAHLTMAPGADVGVVLTAARTALHEDFRIEHATLQIEPGAAPGACGSVEW; via the coding sequence GTGGGCGCAGGTCATGACCACCACCACGGGTCGGTCGCCAACGCCGCGCACCAGCACCGGGGGCGGCTCTGGACAGCGTTCGGGCTGCTCGCCGCCCTGATGGTGGTCGAGGCGGTGGCCGCGTTCCACACCGGCTCCCTGGCCCTGCTCTCCGACGCCGGCCACATGTTCACCGACGTGCTCGGCATCGGGATGGCGCTCGCCGCGATCACCGCCACCCGGCAGGCCACCGGCGATCCGCAACGCACCTTCGGGCTCTACCGGCTCGAGGTGCTCGCCGCGCTGGCCAACGCGGTCCTGCTGTCCGGTGTCGCGGTCTACGTGGTGATCGAGGCGATCGGTCGGTTCGGCGACCCGCACGAGGTGCTGGCCGGCCCGATGCTCGCGGTGGCCGCACTCGGCCTCCTCGCCAACCTGGCCGCCTTCGGCCTGCTCCGCGCCGGGGCCCGGGAGAGCATCAACCTTCAGGGCGCCTACCTGGAGGTGTTCGGCGACCTGCTCGGCTCGCTCGGCGTGATCGGCGCGGCGCTGCTCATCCAGGTCACCGACTGGTGGTGGGCCGACCCACTGGTCGCGGTCGCCATCGGCGTGTTCATCCTGCCGCGCACGTGGCGGCTGGGACGGGCCGCGGTCCGCATCCTGGTGCAGGCCGCCCCGGAACATCTCCAGGTCACCGCCGTGCACGACCGGCTGGCCGCGGTGCCCGGCGTGGTGGAGGTGCACGACCTGCACGTCTGGACGCTCACCTCGGGCATGGAGGTGGCCTCCGCGCACCTGACAATGGCGCCCGGCGCGGATGTCGGGGTGGTGCTCACCGCGGCGCGCACCGCCCTGCACGAGGACTTCCGGATCGAGCACGCGACGTTGCAGATCGAACCAGGCGCAGCGCCCGGTGCCTGCGGTTCGGTCGAGTGGTAG
- a CDS encoding HelD family protein: MTDQTALEQEIAVEQRHLDRVYARLAELRQSAVRAERDGYRMARVGTFGALVERDAMVFHAAQRRHTLDAEHEGLVFGRLDLRDRQVLHVGRLGIRDEDATTLVVDWRAPAAAAFYQATPAQPLGVVRRRTIQSRNERVTRIEDDLLDPAAAPEGMTVVGDGALLATLSRATGRGMRDIVATIQREQDEAIRSPGSGVTIVAGGPGTGKTAVALHRAAYLLYSDRSRYAGGGILVVGPSSVFVEYIASVLPSLGEDTATLHSLGTLFPGMTATRTDSPEVAAVKGSLRMRRVLERAVRDAVPGGPGELRLLYRGTLLRLDRAELDGIRDRVLHRGARRNEVRRAGFDGVFAALWAQARRLGIGRLPEQRAFEDEIATRPEFREFLKAWWPRLHPRHVLDWLARPDRLRRYADGILSTAEIRLLSAAYQNLDAAGLTIADVALLDELDALLGKPAQPARARRDPFQLAGGVRELSSFGDRQRAARAAARERPADYREYAHVVVDEAQDVSPMQWRMVGRRGRLASWTVVGDPAQTAWTGDPEELDRARDQALGRRKRHDFTLTTNYRNSSEIFAVAAAEIRRIYPDLPLPTAVRSTGVDPVELAVPAIELETATVEAATGLLAEVEGTVGVITPVPRRDEVAGWLGALGAPRLQVVTSLEAKGMEYDGVVLVAPSEIRADPGAGVRTLYVALSRATQRLTTIDPTG; this comes from the coding sequence TTGACCGACCAGACCGCCCTGGAGCAGGAGATCGCCGTCGAGCAACGGCACCTCGACCGGGTGTACGCCCGACTCGCCGAACTGCGGCAGTCGGCGGTCCGCGCCGAGCGGGACGGCTACCGGATGGCCCGGGTGGGCACGTTCGGCGCGCTCGTCGAGCGCGACGCCATGGTCTTTCACGCCGCGCAGCGGCGGCACACCCTCGACGCCGAGCACGAGGGGCTGGTCTTCGGCCGGCTGGACCTGCGGGACCGGCAGGTGCTGCACGTCGGTCGGCTCGGCATCCGTGACGAGGACGCGACCACGCTGGTGGTCGACTGGCGGGCGCCGGCCGCCGCCGCCTTCTACCAGGCCACCCCGGCCCAGCCGCTGGGCGTGGTGCGCCGGCGCACCATCCAGTCGCGCAACGAGCGGGTCACCCGGATCGAGGACGACCTGCTGGACCCGGCCGCCGCCCCCGAGGGGATGACTGTGGTCGGCGACGGGGCTCTCCTGGCGACCCTGTCCCGCGCCACCGGACGGGGCATGCGCGACATCGTGGCGACGATCCAGCGGGAACAGGACGAGGCGATCCGCTCGCCCGGCTCCGGGGTGACGATCGTCGCCGGCGGCCCGGGCACCGGCAAGACCGCCGTCGCCCTGCACCGTGCCGCCTACCTGCTGTACTCCGACCGCAGCCGGTACGCCGGGGGCGGCATCCTGGTGGTCGGCCCGTCCTCGGTGTTCGTCGAGTACATCGCCTCGGTGCTGCCCTCGCTCGGCGAGGACACCGCGACCCTGCACTCGCTGGGCACCCTCTTCCCGGGCATGACCGCCACCCGCACCGATTCGCCAGAGGTGGCGGCGGTGAAGGGTTCGCTGCGGATGCGCCGGGTGCTGGAGCGCGCGGTGCGGGACGCGGTACCGGGTGGCCCGGGCGAACTGCGGCTGCTCTACCGCGGCACGCTGCTGCGGCTGGACCGGGCCGAACTGGACGGGATCCGGGACCGTGTGCTGCACCGGGGCGCCCGGCGCAACGAGGTCCGCCGGGCCGGCTTCGACGGTGTCTTCGCCGCGCTGTGGGCGCAGGCCCGCCGGTTGGGCATCGGCCGGCTGCCGGAGCAGCGGGCCTTCGAGGACGAGATCGCCACCCGGCCGGAGTTCCGGGAGTTTCTCAAGGCATGGTGGCCGCGGCTGCACCCCCGGCACGTGCTCGACTGGCTGGCCCGGCCGGACCGTCTGCGCCGGTACGCGGACGGGATCCTGTCCACCGCCGAGATCCGGCTGCTCAGCGCGGCGTACCAGAATCTGGACGCCGCCGGGCTGACCATCGCCGACGTGGCGCTGCTGGACGAGCTGGACGCGCTGCTCGGCAAGCCGGCGCAGCCGGCCCGCGCCCGGCGTGACCCGTTCCAGCTCGCGGGCGGGGTCCGCGAGCTGAGCAGCTTCGGCGACCGGCAGCGGGCCGCGCGGGCGGCGGCCCGGGAGCGGCCGGCGGACTACCGGGAGTACGCGCACGTCGTGGTGGACGAGGCCCAGGACGTCTCGCCGATGCAGTGGCGCATGGTCGGTCGGCGCGGCCGGCTGGCCTCCTGGACGGTGGTGGGCGACCCGGCGCAGACCGCGTGGACCGGTGATCCGGAGGAGCTGGACCGGGCCCGGGACCAGGCGCTGGGCCGCCGCAAGAGGCACGACTTCACGCTGACCACCAACTACCGCAACTCCTCGGAGATCTTCGCGGTGGCGGCGGCGGAGATCCGCCGGATCTACCCCGACCTGCCGCTGCCGACCGCCGTCCGCTCCACCGGGGTCGATCCGGTCGAGCTGGCGGTGCCCGCCATCGAGCTGGAGACCGCGACCGTGGAGGCGGCCACCGGGCTGCTGGCCGAGGTGGAGGGCACGGTCGGGGTGATCACGCCGGTCCCCCGCCGTGACGAGGTCGCGGGTTGGCTCGGCGCGCTCGGTGCGCCGCGGCTGCAGGTGGTGACCAGCCTGGAGGCCAAGGGCATGGAGTACGACGGGGTGGTGCTTGTCGCACCGAGCGAGATCCGGGCGGATCCGGGCGCCGGGGTACGCACCCTCTACGTCGCGCTCTCCCGCGCTACCCAGCGCCTCACCACCATCGACCCGACGGGCTGA
- a CDS encoding alpha/beta fold hydrolase: MPERFEVGLPDGVRLHVEATGPTDAPVTAVLLHGWTLDGRSWHRQVDALTGASGDAVRVVTYDARGHGRSSCMPLPTATLAQLGDDLVAVLDAVAPTGRVVLVGHSMGGMTIMEYAHRHPAHFASRTAGLVFVSTTAEGHTHTVYGLSPRIARLIRLAETTGAGVLARCGSWRAPRALLRALQPSIRWMLFGDRCEPADIRLVTSAVARASLRSIGGFRASIGAQHRLDTLAALAHLPAAALVGDRDRLTPPPCAESIAAVLPATDLTVCPGAGHMLMMERPHEVNAALTAVLSRVLAGPAPRASGTTPAGTGV; encoded by the coding sequence ATGCCGGAGCGGTTCGAGGTCGGTCTGCCCGACGGGGTACGTCTGCACGTCGAGGCGACGGGGCCGACGGACGCCCCGGTCACCGCCGTCCTGCTGCACGGCTGGACGCTGGACGGGCGCAGCTGGCACCGGCAGGTCGACGCCCTCACCGGGGCGTCCGGTGACGCGGTGCGGGTGGTCACCTACGACGCGCGGGGGCACGGCCGGTCCAGTTGCATGCCGCTGCCCACGGCCACCCTGGCCCAGCTCGGCGACGACCTGGTCGCGGTACTCGACGCGGTCGCGCCGACCGGGCGGGTGGTCCTGGTCGGGCACTCGATGGGCGGCATGACGATCATGGAGTACGCACACCGCCACCCGGCGCACTTCGCCTCCCGGACCGCCGGCCTGGTCTTCGTCTCGACCACCGCCGAGGGGCACACGCACACGGTCTACGGGCTGTCGCCCCGGATCGCCCGGCTGATCCGGCTGGCCGAGACGACCGGTGCCGGGGTGCTGGCCCGGTGCGGTTCGTGGCGCGCACCCCGGGCGCTGCTGCGCGCGCTGCAACCGAGCATCCGGTGGATGCTCTTCGGCGACCGCTGCGAGCCGGCCGACATCCGGCTGGTGACCTCGGCGGTGGCCCGCGCCTCGCTACGCTCGATCGGCGGATTCCGCGCCTCGATCGGCGCCCAGCACCGGTTGGACACCCTCGCCGCGCTGGCCCACCTGCCGGCGGCCGCGCTGGTCGGCGACCGGGACCGGCTGACCCCGCCGCCGTGCGCCGAGTCGATCGCCGCGGTACTGCCGGCCACCGACCTGACCGTCTGCCCGGGCGCCGGGCACATGCTGATGATGGAACGCCCGCACGAGGTGAACGCGGCGCTGACGGCTGTCCTGAGCCGGGTACTCGCCGGGCCGGCGCCCCGCGCGAGCGGCACGACCCCCGCCGGGACGGGTGTCTGA
- a CDS encoding carbonic anhydrase encodes MGGPSAPGRQAGGTPRAALAELLAGNRRFVSGQPVHGHDVTAAAAAASGDQQPYAVVLGCIDSRVPLEAIFDQTFGAICVIRTGGHVLDRAVCGSIEYVVGQLGVPLVMVLGHERCGAVEAAVDALRAGVRPAGSLAHLVDEIAPAVTEAGLDDPAVHPLAIRRHVRRTVRALRHDDLLAGPVAAGGVAVVGGLYDLATGEVALLDPA; translated from the coding sequence GTGGGCGGACCGTCGGCGCCGGGGCGACAGGCCGGTGGTACGCCGCGCGCCGCGCTGGCCGAGCTGCTCGCCGGTAACCGGCGCTTCGTCAGCGGCCAGCCGGTGCACGGTCACGATGTCACGGCCGCCGCGGCGGCCGCCTCCGGCGACCAGCAGCCGTACGCGGTGGTGCTCGGCTGCATCGACTCACGGGTGCCGCTGGAGGCGATCTTCGATCAGACCTTCGGCGCGATCTGCGTGATCCGCACAGGTGGGCACGTGCTCGACCGCGCGGTGTGCGGCTCGATCGAGTACGTGGTCGGCCAGCTCGGCGTACCGCTGGTGATGGTGCTCGGCCACGAGCGGTGCGGCGCGGTGGAAGCCGCTGTGGACGCGCTGCGCGCCGGGGTGCGTCCCGCCGGTTCGCTGGCCCACCTGGTGGACGAGATCGCTCCGGCGGTGACCGAGGCGGGGCTGGACGACCCGGCGGTGCACCCGCTGGCGATCCGCCGGCACGTCCGGCGCACGGTGCGGGCCCTGCGCCACGACGACCTGCTGGCCGGGCCGGTCGCCGCGGGCGGGGTGGCCGTGGTCGGCGGTCTCTACGACCTGGCCACCGGGGAGGTCGCCCTGCTCGACCCGGCCTGA
- a CDS encoding DUF3145 domain-containing protein has protein sequence MPTRGVVYVHSTPLAVCSHVEWAIARVLAAPVNLQWTAQPVDPGARRAECGWTGRPGTGAELAAALRQWPMIRFEVTEEPSPGADGERFMYVPARGLFRATVGAAGDIQLGEDRLRDLMAAARAPEALAHALDKALGTAWDDDLEPYRYAGDGAPVTLLTRVG, from the coding sequence GTGCCAACGCGTGGCGTCGTATACGTCCACTCGACCCCGCTCGCCGTGTGCTCGCACGTCGAGTGGGCGATCGCGCGCGTCCTAGCCGCGCCGGTCAACCTGCAGTGGACGGCTCAGCCCGTCGACCCCGGCGCACGCCGGGCCGAGTGCGGGTGGACCGGTCGTCCGGGGACGGGCGCCGAGCTGGCTGCTGCCCTCCGGCAGTGGCCCATGATCCGTTTCGAGGTCACCGAGGAACCGAGTCCCGGCGCCGACGGCGAGCGCTTCATGTACGTGCCGGCGCGCGGCCTGTTCCGGGCCACCGTCGGCGCGGCCGGCGACATCCAGCTCGGCGAGGACCGGCTGCGGGACCTGATGGCCGCGGCCCGGGCCCCGGAGGCGCTGGCGCACGCGCTGGACAAGGCGCTCGGCACCGCGTGGGACGATGACCTGGAGCCCTACCGGTACGCCGGTGACGGCGCTCCGGTGACGTTGCTCACCCGGGTCGGCTGA